One Lepus europaeus isolate LE1 chromosome X, mLepTim1.pri, whole genome shotgun sequence genomic window carries:
- the LOC133753280 gene encoding small ribosomal subunit protein uS19-like codes for MAEVEQKKKRTFRKFTYCGVDLDQLLDMSYEQLMQLYSAQQRRRLSRGLQRKQHSLLKRLHKAKKEVPPMEKPEVVKTHLCDMIILPEMVGSMVGVYNGKTFNQVEIKPKMIGHYLGKFSITYKPVKHGRPGIGATHSSRFIPLK; via the coding sequence AtggcggaagtggagcagaagaagAAGCGGACGTTCCGCAAGTTCACCTACTGCGGCGTGGACCTGGACCAGCTGCTGGACATGTCCTACGAGCAGCTCATGCAGCTGTACAGCgcgcagcagcggcggcggctgaGCCGGGGCCTGCAGCGGAAGCAGCACTCGCTCCTCAAGCGGCTGCACAAGGCCAAGAAGGAGGTGCCGCCAATGGAGAAGCCGGAGGTGGTGAAGACGCACCTGTGTGACATGATCATCCTGCCCGAGATGGTGGGCAGCATGGTGGGCGTGTACAACGGCAAGACGTTCAACCAGGTGGAGATCAAGCCCAAGATGATCGGCCACTACCTGGGCAAGTTCTCCATCACCTACAAGCCCGTGAAGCACGGCCGGCCTGGCATCGGCGCCACGCACTCCTCCCGCTTCATCCCGCTCAAGTAG